In Methylovirgula sp., a single genomic region encodes these proteins:
- the petA gene encoding ubiquinol-cytochrome c reductase iron-sulfur subunit, translating to MAESASLEQPPTRRDFLFIATGSVGAVGVASAVWPLIDQMNPDASTLAAAATEVDLSHVAEGQILTVKWRGKPVFVRHRTPKEIADARAVPLSELRDPATDEQRAPHPEWLIVIGICTHLGCVPLGHQGAYGGWFCPCHGSVYDTAARIRQGPAPYNLYLPPYKFLPDNKLQIG from the coding sequence GTGGCTGAAAGCGCAAGCTTGGAGCAGCCGCCAACGCGTCGCGATTTTCTTTTCATCGCGACCGGGTCAGTTGGCGCTGTCGGTGTGGCATCTGCCGTCTGGCCACTCATCGATCAGATGAACCCCGATGCATCGACGCTTGCCGCCGCGGCAACCGAAGTCGATCTTTCCCATGTTGCCGAAGGCCAGATCCTCACCGTCAAATGGCGCGGCAAGCCCGTCTTCGTTCGCCATCGCACGCCGAAGGAGATCGCCGACGCGCGCGCCGTGCCGTTGAGCGAATTGCGCGATCCGGCAACCGACGAACAGCGCGCGCCGCATCCGGAATGGCTGATCGTCATCGGCATCTGCACTCATCTCGGCTGCGTGCCGCTCGGCCATCAAGGGGCTTACGGCGGCTGGTTCTGCCCCTGCCACGGATCGGTCTACGACACCGCTGCGCGCATTCGGCAAGGACCGGCGCCTTATAACCTCTATCTCCCTCCTTACAAGTTTCTCCCCGACAACAAGCTTCAGATCGGTTGA